In the Catharus ustulatus isolate bCatUst1 chromosome 18, bCatUst1.pri.v2, whole genome shotgun sequence genome, one interval contains:
- the SSH1 gene encoding protein phosphatase Slingshot homolog 1 isoform X2 codes for MNLFEFPDFCLTLGPPRCCRCAKKTSPNYLSESFFMVKGAALFLQQGNSSQGQRSLQHPHKHAGDLPQHLQVMINLLRCEDRIKLAVRLESVWSDRVRYMVVVYSNGRQDTEENILLGVDFSSKESKSCTIGMVLRLWSDTKIHLDGDGGFSVSTAGRMHIFKPVSVQAMWSALQILHKACEVARRYNYFPGGVALVWATYYESCISSDQSCINEWNAMQDLESTRPDSPALFVDKPTERERTERLIKAKLRSIMTSKDLENVTSKEIRNELEKHMNCNLKEFKEFIDNEMLLILGQMDKPSLIFDHLYLGSEWNASNLEELQGSGIDYILNVTREIDNFFPGLFAYHNIRVYDEETTDLLAHWNEAYHFINKAKKNHSKCLVHCKMGVSRSASTVIAYAMKEFGWSLEKAYNYVKQKRSITRPNAGFMRQLLEYEGILDASKQRHNKLWKQQAESNLPQNTDGTTGSGDFLLESLDIDLENRLADLDMPSQSAYLDNRGSDGSVGFHYCFRRLSDTLLENKIPGDREGFFHMEQLEREALVGQAPSAPSQGRAPERAEPLAELGGFCEKEAKKKLDFSPRKGRMVLGEPGEDGVREENPMEKWKRRLSMHKEESRLNRENLNNNNSKRSCPEDFEHDAVFGILSKVKPSYQSCTDCMYSSAGLAPDSFGEQCERLGASAARRSSTICTQPPILSHLHSHLMEHLPSRAPPEEPGRTKHNEAPLPLVPGAGTVEVGTCRSLDQHCGLLERGKDAPKTPEKTLLPRRNSHCDRSLLHAEVVREESLARKDPRPTKDLKYLLFSKDLEKPSANSYLMQHQESLLQLQKAGLVRKHTKELERLKSLPSDTSAGRVDSSIVEESEDLMSHPSLVPLLAPAPLVPTDAENDAEKLGVKRILEGLSQKTSTPAGCRLEHTSSFTKDFLKTICYTPSSSRSSNLTRSSSSDSIHSVRGKPGLVKQRTQEIETRLRLAGLTVSSPLKRSNSLAKLGCLNLSSEDLSSDVEVATITDSKEAVSSECSVLAEPPLRSVDGASKPGLKPLPGNLKNTLWMGKS; via the exons ATGAATCTTTTCGAATTCCCTGACTTCTGTCTGACGCTGGGGCCACCACGATGCTGTCGCTGTGCAAAGAAAACCAGCCCGAATTA cctcAGCGAGAGCTTTTTCATGGTGAAAGGTGCAGCCCTTTTCTTACAGCAAGGAAACAGCTCCCAGGGCCAGAGAAGCCTCCAGCATCCCCACAAACATGCAG gTGACTtgccccagcacctccaggtgATGATCAACCTCCTGCGCTGCGAGGACAGGATCAAACTG GCCGTGCGTTTGGAGAGCGTGTGGAGCGACCGCGTGCGCTACATGGTGGTGGTGTACAGCAACGGGCGGCAGGACACCGAGGAGAACATCCTGCTGGGAGTGGACTTCTCCAGCAAGGAGAG TAAAAGCTGCACTATAGGAATGGTTCTTCGCCTCTGGAGTGATACTAAAATCCATCTGGATGGGGATGG TGGATTCAGCgtgagcactgcagggaggaTGCACATCTTCAAACCTGTGTCAGTGCAAGCCATGTG GTCTGCTTTACAGATCCTCCACAAAGCCTGTGAAGTTGCCAGGAGGTACAACTACTTCCCAGGAGGGGTGGCTTTGGTGTGGGCCACCTACTACGAGAGCTGCATCAGCTCTGACCAGAGCTGCATCAACGAGTGGAACGCCATGCAGGACCTGGAGTCCACCCGGCCCGACTCCCCAGCCCTCTTTGTTGACAA GCCGACAGAAAGGGAGCGAACCGAGCGCCTCATCAAAGCCAAGCTCCGCAGCATCATGACCAGCAAAGACCTGGAAAATGTGACCTCCAAGGag ATCCGAAACGAGCTGGAGAAGCACATGAACTGCAACTTGAAGGAATTCAAGGAATTTATAGACAATGAAATGCTGCTGATCCTGGGTCAGATGGACAAACCATCCCTGATTTTTGATCATTTGTACCTG GGCTCTGAGTGGAATGCTTCCaacctggaggagctgcagggctcgGG cattGATTACATCCTGAACGTCACCCGGGAAATCGACAACTTCTTCCCAGGCCTGTTCGCGTATCACAACATCCGCGTGTACGACGAGGAGACCACGGACCTGCTGGCTCACTGGAACGAGGCTTATCACTTCATCAACAAGGCCAA GAAGAACCACTCCAAGTGCCTGGTGCACTGCAAGATGGGCGTGAGCCGCTCGGCCTCCACCGTCATCGCCTACGCCATGAAGGAGTTCGGCTGGTCCCTGGAGAAGGCCTACAACTACGTGAAGCAGAAGCGCAGCATCACGCGGCCCAACGCCGGCTTCATGCGGCAGCTGCTGGAGTACGAGGGAATTCTGGATGCCAG CAAGCAGCGCCACAATAAACTGTggaagcagcaggcagagagcaaCCTGCCCCAGAACACCGATGGCACCACGGGGTCGGGAGATTTCCTACTGGAGAGCTTGGACATCGACCTGGAGAACCGCCTGGCTGACCTGGACATGCCTTCCCAGTCAGCCTACCTGGACAACCGCGGCTCCGACGGCTCCGTGGGCTTCCATTACTGCTTCCGCCGCCTCTCGGACACCCTGCTGGAGAACAAGATTCCCGGGGACAGGGAGGGCTTCTTCCacatggagcagctggagcgGGAGGCCCTGGTGGGACAGGCTCCCTCTGCACCATCCCAGGGAAGGGCCCCGGAGAGAGCGGAGCcgctggcagagctgggtggcttctgtgagaaagaGGCAAAGAAGAAACTGGACTTCAGCCCCAGGAAGGGGAGGATGGTCCTTGGGGAGCCAGGGGAGGACGGTGTCAGGGAGGAAAATCCCATGGAGAAGTGGAAGAGGCGTTTGTCCATGCACAAGGAGGAGAGCAGGCTCAATAGGGAGAACTTGaataacaacaacagcaaaaggaGTTGCCCAGAGGATTTTGAG CACGACGCCGTGTTTGGGATCCTCAGCAAGGTGAAGCCTTCCTACCAGTCCTGCACAGACTGCATGTACTCctcggcagggctggccccCGACTCCTTCGGGGAGCAGTGCGAGAGGCTCGGCGCCAGCGCCGCGCGCCGCAGCAGCACCATCTGCACCCAGCcccccatcctgtcccacctgcaCTCCCACCTGATGGAGCACCTGCCCAGCAGGGCACCCCCTGAGGAGCCTGGCAGAACTAAACATAACGAGGCTCCGCTCCCTCTGGTGCCGGGAGCCGGGACTGTGGAGGTTGGCACGTGCAGGTCGCTGGATCAGCACTGCGGCCTtttggagagagggaaagatgCGCCAAAAACCCCCGAGAAAActctgctgcccaggagaaACTCCCACTGTGACAGGAGCCTCCTTCACGCAGAGGTGGTGAGGGAAGAGTCTCTGGCCAGAAAGGACCCCAGACCTACCAAGGACCTGAAGTACCTGTTGTTCAGCAAAGACTTGGAAAAGCCGAGCGCCAACAGTTACCTGATGCAGCACCAGGAGtcgctgctccagctgcagaaggCAGGATTGGTCAGGAAGCACACCAAAGAGCTGGAGCGCCTCAAGAGCCTCCCCTCGGACACCTCAGCAGGCAGGGTGGACTCCAGCATCGTGGAGGAGAGCGAGGACTTGATGTCCCATCCCAGCCTCGTGCCTCTCCTGGCTCCGGCCCCGCTGGTGCCCACGGACGCCGAGAACGACGCGGAGAAGCTGGGGGTGAAGCGAAtcctggaggggctgtcccAGAAAACCTCCACGCCGGCCGGGTGCCGCCTGGAGCACACGAGCAGCTTCACCAAGGACTTCCTGAAGACCATCTGCTacaccccctcctcctcccgctCCTCCAACCTGACCCGCAGCTCCAGCAGCGACAGCATCCACAGCGTGCGCGGCAAGCCCGGCCTGGTGAAGCAGCGCACGCAGGAGATCGAGACCAGGCTGCGCCTGGCCGGCCTCACCGTGTCCTCACCCCTGAAAAGATCCAATTCCCTCGCCAAGCTGGGATGTCTTAACCTGTCCTCTGAGGACCTGTCCAGTGATGTGGAGGTGGCCACAATCACAGACTCCAAGGAGGCTGTGTCCAGCGAGTGCTCCGTGCTCGCTGAGCCCCCGCTGAGGAGCGTGGACGGCGCCTCCAAACCGGGGCTGAAGCCTCTGCCTGGGAACTTGAAGAACACGCTTTGGATGGGCAAAAGCTGA
- the SSH1 gene encoding protein phosphatase Slingshot homolog 1 isoform X3, giving the protein MGLEAKRILSESFFMVKGAALFLQQGNSSQGQRSLQHPHKHAGDLPQHLQVMINLLRCEDRIKLAVRLESVWSDRVRYMVVVYSNGRQDTEENILLGVDFSSKESKSCTIGMVLRLWSDTKIHLDGDGGFSVSTAGRMHIFKPVSVQAMWSALQILHKACEVARRYNYFPGGVALVWATYYESCISSDQSCINEWNAMQDLESTRPDSPALFVDKPTERERTERLIKAKLRSIMTSKDLENVTSKEIRNELEKHMNCNLKEFKEFIDNEMLLILGQMDKPSLIFDHLYLGSEWNASNLEELQGSGIDYILNVTREIDNFFPGLFAYHNIRVYDEETTDLLAHWNEAYHFINKAKKNHSKCLVHCKMGVSRSASTVIAYAMKEFGWSLEKAYNYVKQKRSITRPNAGFMRQLLEYEGILDASKQRHNKLWKQQAESNLPQNTDGTTGSGDFLLESLDIDLENRLADLDMPSQSAYLDNRGSDGSVGFHYCFRRLSDTLLENKIPGDREGFFHMEQLEREALVGQAPSAPSQGRAPERAEPLAELGGFCEKEAKKKLDFSPRKGRMVLGEPGEDGVREENPMEKWKRRLSMHKEESRLNRENLNNNNSKRSCPEDFEHDAVFGILSKVKPSYQSCTDCMYSSAGLAPDSFGEQCERLGASAARRSSTICTQPPILSHLHSHLMEHLPSRAPPEEPGRTKHNEAPLPLVPGAGTVEVGTCRSLDQHCGLLERGKDAPKTPEKTLLPRRNSHCDRSLLHAEVVREESLARKDPRPTKDLKYLLFSKDLEKPSANSYLMQHQESLLQLQKAGLVRKHTKELERLKSLPSDTSAGRVDSSIVEESEDLMSHPSLVPLLAPAPLVPTDAENDAEKLGVKRILEGLSQKTSTPAGCRLEHTSSFTKDFLKTICYTPSSSRSSNLTRSSSSDSIHSVRGKPGLVKQRTQEIETRLRLAGLTVSSPLKRSNSLAKLGCLNLSSEDLSSDVEVATITDSKEAVSSECSVLAEPPLRSVDGASKPGLKPLPGNLKNTLWMGKS; this is encoded by the exons ATGGGTTTAGAAGCAAAAAGGAT cctcAGCGAGAGCTTTTTCATGGTGAAAGGTGCAGCCCTTTTCTTACAGCAAGGAAACAGCTCCCAGGGCCAGAGAAGCCTCCAGCATCCCCACAAACATGCAG gTGACTtgccccagcacctccaggtgATGATCAACCTCCTGCGCTGCGAGGACAGGATCAAACTG GCCGTGCGTTTGGAGAGCGTGTGGAGCGACCGCGTGCGCTACATGGTGGTGGTGTACAGCAACGGGCGGCAGGACACCGAGGAGAACATCCTGCTGGGAGTGGACTTCTCCAGCAAGGAGAG TAAAAGCTGCACTATAGGAATGGTTCTTCGCCTCTGGAGTGATACTAAAATCCATCTGGATGGGGATGG TGGATTCAGCgtgagcactgcagggaggaTGCACATCTTCAAACCTGTGTCAGTGCAAGCCATGTG GTCTGCTTTACAGATCCTCCACAAAGCCTGTGAAGTTGCCAGGAGGTACAACTACTTCCCAGGAGGGGTGGCTTTGGTGTGGGCCACCTACTACGAGAGCTGCATCAGCTCTGACCAGAGCTGCATCAACGAGTGGAACGCCATGCAGGACCTGGAGTCCACCCGGCCCGACTCCCCAGCCCTCTTTGTTGACAA GCCGACAGAAAGGGAGCGAACCGAGCGCCTCATCAAAGCCAAGCTCCGCAGCATCATGACCAGCAAAGACCTGGAAAATGTGACCTCCAAGGag ATCCGAAACGAGCTGGAGAAGCACATGAACTGCAACTTGAAGGAATTCAAGGAATTTATAGACAATGAAATGCTGCTGATCCTGGGTCAGATGGACAAACCATCCCTGATTTTTGATCATTTGTACCTG GGCTCTGAGTGGAATGCTTCCaacctggaggagctgcagggctcgGG cattGATTACATCCTGAACGTCACCCGGGAAATCGACAACTTCTTCCCAGGCCTGTTCGCGTATCACAACATCCGCGTGTACGACGAGGAGACCACGGACCTGCTGGCTCACTGGAACGAGGCTTATCACTTCATCAACAAGGCCAA GAAGAACCACTCCAAGTGCCTGGTGCACTGCAAGATGGGCGTGAGCCGCTCGGCCTCCACCGTCATCGCCTACGCCATGAAGGAGTTCGGCTGGTCCCTGGAGAAGGCCTACAACTACGTGAAGCAGAAGCGCAGCATCACGCGGCCCAACGCCGGCTTCATGCGGCAGCTGCTGGAGTACGAGGGAATTCTGGATGCCAG CAAGCAGCGCCACAATAAACTGTggaagcagcaggcagagagcaaCCTGCCCCAGAACACCGATGGCACCACGGGGTCGGGAGATTTCCTACTGGAGAGCTTGGACATCGACCTGGAGAACCGCCTGGCTGACCTGGACATGCCTTCCCAGTCAGCCTACCTGGACAACCGCGGCTCCGACGGCTCCGTGGGCTTCCATTACTGCTTCCGCCGCCTCTCGGACACCCTGCTGGAGAACAAGATTCCCGGGGACAGGGAGGGCTTCTTCCacatggagcagctggagcgGGAGGCCCTGGTGGGACAGGCTCCCTCTGCACCATCCCAGGGAAGGGCCCCGGAGAGAGCGGAGCcgctggcagagctgggtggcttctgtgagaaagaGGCAAAGAAGAAACTGGACTTCAGCCCCAGGAAGGGGAGGATGGTCCTTGGGGAGCCAGGGGAGGACGGTGTCAGGGAGGAAAATCCCATGGAGAAGTGGAAGAGGCGTTTGTCCATGCACAAGGAGGAGAGCAGGCTCAATAGGGAGAACTTGaataacaacaacagcaaaaggaGTTGCCCAGAGGATTTTGAG CACGACGCCGTGTTTGGGATCCTCAGCAAGGTGAAGCCTTCCTACCAGTCCTGCACAGACTGCATGTACTCctcggcagggctggccccCGACTCCTTCGGGGAGCAGTGCGAGAGGCTCGGCGCCAGCGCCGCGCGCCGCAGCAGCACCATCTGCACCCAGCcccccatcctgtcccacctgcaCTCCCACCTGATGGAGCACCTGCCCAGCAGGGCACCCCCTGAGGAGCCTGGCAGAACTAAACATAACGAGGCTCCGCTCCCTCTGGTGCCGGGAGCCGGGACTGTGGAGGTTGGCACGTGCAGGTCGCTGGATCAGCACTGCGGCCTtttggagagagggaaagatgCGCCAAAAACCCCCGAGAAAActctgctgcccaggagaaACTCCCACTGTGACAGGAGCCTCCTTCACGCAGAGGTGGTGAGGGAAGAGTCTCTGGCCAGAAAGGACCCCAGACCTACCAAGGACCTGAAGTACCTGTTGTTCAGCAAAGACTTGGAAAAGCCGAGCGCCAACAGTTACCTGATGCAGCACCAGGAGtcgctgctccagctgcagaaggCAGGATTGGTCAGGAAGCACACCAAAGAGCTGGAGCGCCTCAAGAGCCTCCCCTCGGACACCTCAGCAGGCAGGGTGGACTCCAGCATCGTGGAGGAGAGCGAGGACTTGATGTCCCATCCCAGCCTCGTGCCTCTCCTGGCTCCGGCCCCGCTGGTGCCCACGGACGCCGAGAACGACGCGGAGAAGCTGGGGGTGAAGCGAAtcctggaggggctgtcccAGAAAACCTCCACGCCGGCCGGGTGCCGCCTGGAGCACACGAGCAGCTTCACCAAGGACTTCCTGAAGACCATCTGCTacaccccctcctcctcccgctCCTCCAACCTGACCCGCAGCTCCAGCAGCGACAGCATCCACAGCGTGCGCGGCAAGCCCGGCCTGGTGAAGCAGCGCACGCAGGAGATCGAGACCAGGCTGCGCCTGGCCGGCCTCACCGTGTCCTCACCCCTGAAAAGATCCAATTCCCTCGCCAAGCTGGGATGTCTTAACCTGTCCTCTGAGGACCTGTCCAGTGATGTGGAGGTGGCCACAATCACAGACTCCAAGGAGGCTGTGTCCAGCGAGTGCTCCGTGCTCGCTGAGCCCCCGCTGAGGAGCGTGGACGGCGCCTCCAAACCGGGGCTGAAGCCTCTGCCTGGGAACTTGAAGAACACGCTTTGGATGGGCAAAAGCTGA
- the SSH1 gene encoding protein phosphatase Slingshot homolog 1 isoform X1, giving the protein MALVTLQRSPTPSAASSASTSEAEAGSDEERRLNVSLSESFFMVKGAALFLQQGNSSQGQRSLQHPHKHAGDLPQHLQVMINLLRCEDRIKLAVRLESVWSDRVRYMVVVYSNGRQDTEENILLGVDFSSKESKSCTIGMVLRLWSDTKIHLDGDGGFSVSTAGRMHIFKPVSVQAMWSALQILHKACEVARRYNYFPGGVALVWATYYESCISSDQSCINEWNAMQDLESTRPDSPALFVDKPTERERTERLIKAKLRSIMTSKDLENVTSKEIRNELEKHMNCNLKEFKEFIDNEMLLILGQMDKPSLIFDHLYLGSEWNASNLEELQGSGIDYILNVTREIDNFFPGLFAYHNIRVYDEETTDLLAHWNEAYHFINKAKKNHSKCLVHCKMGVSRSASTVIAYAMKEFGWSLEKAYNYVKQKRSITRPNAGFMRQLLEYEGILDASKQRHNKLWKQQAESNLPQNTDGTTGSGDFLLESLDIDLENRLADLDMPSQSAYLDNRGSDGSVGFHYCFRRLSDTLLENKIPGDREGFFHMEQLEREALVGQAPSAPSQGRAPERAEPLAELGGFCEKEAKKKLDFSPRKGRMVLGEPGEDGVREENPMEKWKRRLSMHKEESRLNRENLNNNNSKRSCPEDFEHDAVFGILSKVKPSYQSCTDCMYSSAGLAPDSFGEQCERLGASAARRSSTICTQPPILSHLHSHLMEHLPSRAPPEEPGRTKHNEAPLPLVPGAGTVEVGTCRSLDQHCGLLERGKDAPKTPEKTLLPRRNSHCDRSLLHAEVVREESLARKDPRPTKDLKYLLFSKDLEKPSANSYLMQHQESLLQLQKAGLVRKHTKELERLKSLPSDTSAGRVDSSIVEESEDLMSHPSLVPLLAPAPLVPTDAENDAEKLGVKRILEGLSQKTSTPAGCRLEHTSSFTKDFLKTICYTPSSSRSSNLTRSSSSDSIHSVRGKPGLVKQRTQEIETRLRLAGLTVSSPLKRSNSLAKLGCLNLSSEDLSSDVEVATITDSKEAVSSECSVLAEPPLRSVDGASKPGLKPLPGNLKNTLWMGKS; this is encoded by the exons gCAGAGGCCGGCAGCGATGAGGAGCGCAGACTAAATGTGAG cctcAGCGAGAGCTTTTTCATGGTGAAAGGTGCAGCCCTTTTCTTACAGCAAGGAAACAGCTCCCAGGGCCAGAGAAGCCTCCAGCATCCCCACAAACATGCAG gTGACTtgccccagcacctccaggtgATGATCAACCTCCTGCGCTGCGAGGACAGGATCAAACTG GCCGTGCGTTTGGAGAGCGTGTGGAGCGACCGCGTGCGCTACATGGTGGTGGTGTACAGCAACGGGCGGCAGGACACCGAGGAGAACATCCTGCTGGGAGTGGACTTCTCCAGCAAGGAGAG TAAAAGCTGCACTATAGGAATGGTTCTTCGCCTCTGGAGTGATACTAAAATCCATCTGGATGGGGATGG TGGATTCAGCgtgagcactgcagggaggaTGCACATCTTCAAACCTGTGTCAGTGCAAGCCATGTG GTCTGCTTTACAGATCCTCCACAAAGCCTGTGAAGTTGCCAGGAGGTACAACTACTTCCCAGGAGGGGTGGCTTTGGTGTGGGCCACCTACTACGAGAGCTGCATCAGCTCTGACCAGAGCTGCATCAACGAGTGGAACGCCATGCAGGACCTGGAGTCCACCCGGCCCGACTCCCCAGCCCTCTTTGTTGACAA GCCGACAGAAAGGGAGCGAACCGAGCGCCTCATCAAAGCCAAGCTCCGCAGCATCATGACCAGCAAAGACCTGGAAAATGTGACCTCCAAGGag ATCCGAAACGAGCTGGAGAAGCACATGAACTGCAACTTGAAGGAATTCAAGGAATTTATAGACAATGAAATGCTGCTGATCCTGGGTCAGATGGACAAACCATCCCTGATTTTTGATCATTTGTACCTG GGCTCTGAGTGGAATGCTTCCaacctggaggagctgcagggctcgGG cattGATTACATCCTGAACGTCACCCGGGAAATCGACAACTTCTTCCCAGGCCTGTTCGCGTATCACAACATCCGCGTGTACGACGAGGAGACCACGGACCTGCTGGCTCACTGGAACGAGGCTTATCACTTCATCAACAAGGCCAA GAAGAACCACTCCAAGTGCCTGGTGCACTGCAAGATGGGCGTGAGCCGCTCGGCCTCCACCGTCATCGCCTACGCCATGAAGGAGTTCGGCTGGTCCCTGGAGAAGGCCTACAACTACGTGAAGCAGAAGCGCAGCATCACGCGGCCCAACGCCGGCTTCATGCGGCAGCTGCTGGAGTACGAGGGAATTCTGGATGCCAG CAAGCAGCGCCACAATAAACTGTggaagcagcaggcagagagcaaCCTGCCCCAGAACACCGATGGCACCACGGGGTCGGGAGATTTCCTACTGGAGAGCTTGGACATCGACCTGGAGAACCGCCTGGCTGACCTGGACATGCCTTCCCAGTCAGCCTACCTGGACAACCGCGGCTCCGACGGCTCCGTGGGCTTCCATTACTGCTTCCGCCGCCTCTCGGACACCCTGCTGGAGAACAAGATTCCCGGGGACAGGGAGGGCTTCTTCCacatggagcagctggagcgGGAGGCCCTGGTGGGACAGGCTCCCTCTGCACCATCCCAGGGAAGGGCCCCGGAGAGAGCGGAGCcgctggcagagctgggtggcttctgtgagaaagaGGCAAAGAAGAAACTGGACTTCAGCCCCAGGAAGGGGAGGATGGTCCTTGGGGAGCCAGGGGAGGACGGTGTCAGGGAGGAAAATCCCATGGAGAAGTGGAAGAGGCGTTTGTCCATGCACAAGGAGGAGAGCAGGCTCAATAGGGAGAACTTGaataacaacaacagcaaaaggaGTTGCCCAGAGGATTTTGAG CACGACGCCGTGTTTGGGATCCTCAGCAAGGTGAAGCCTTCCTACCAGTCCTGCACAGACTGCATGTACTCctcggcagggctggccccCGACTCCTTCGGGGAGCAGTGCGAGAGGCTCGGCGCCAGCGCCGCGCGCCGCAGCAGCACCATCTGCACCCAGCcccccatcctgtcccacctgcaCTCCCACCTGATGGAGCACCTGCCCAGCAGGGCACCCCCTGAGGAGCCTGGCAGAACTAAACATAACGAGGCTCCGCTCCCTCTGGTGCCGGGAGCCGGGACTGTGGAGGTTGGCACGTGCAGGTCGCTGGATCAGCACTGCGGCCTtttggagagagggaaagatgCGCCAAAAACCCCCGAGAAAActctgctgcccaggagaaACTCCCACTGTGACAGGAGCCTCCTTCACGCAGAGGTGGTGAGGGAAGAGTCTCTGGCCAGAAAGGACCCCAGACCTACCAAGGACCTGAAGTACCTGTTGTTCAGCAAAGACTTGGAAAAGCCGAGCGCCAACAGTTACCTGATGCAGCACCAGGAGtcgctgctccagctgcagaaggCAGGATTGGTCAGGAAGCACACCAAAGAGCTGGAGCGCCTCAAGAGCCTCCCCTCGGACACCTCAGCAGGCAGGGTGGACTCCAGCATCGTGGAGGAGAGCGAGGACTTGATGTCCCATCCCAGCCTCGTGCCTCTCCTGGCTCCGGCCCCGCTGGTGCCCACGGACGCCGAGAACGACGCGGAGAAGCTGGGGGTGAAGCGAAtcctggaggggctgtcccAGAAAACCTCCACGCCGGCCGGGTGCCGCCTGGAGCACACGAGCAGCTTCACCAAGGACTTCCTGAAGACCATCTGCTacaccccctcctcctcccgctCCTCCAACCTGACCCGCAGCTCCAGCAGCGACAGCATCCACAGCGTGCGCGGCAAGCCCGGCCTGGTGAAGCAGCGCACGCAGGAGATCGAGACCAGGCTGCGCCTGGCCGGCCTCACCGTGTCCTCACCCCTGAAAAGATCCAATTCCCTCGCCAAGCTGGGATGTCTTAACCTGTCCTCTGAGGACCTGTCCAGTGATGTGGAGGTGGCCACAATCACAGACTCCAAGGAGGCTGTGTCCAGCGAGTGCTCCGTGCTCGCTGAGCCCCCGCTGAGGAGCGTGGACGGCGCCTCCAAACCGGGGCTGAAGCCTCTGCCTGGGAACTTGAAGAACACGCTTTGGATGGGCAAAAGCTGA